In Temnothorax longispinosus isolate EJ_2023e chromosome 10, Tlon_JGU_v1, whole genome shotgun sequence, a single window of DNA contains:
- the Clpp gene encoding ATP-dependent Clp protease proteolytic subunit, with translation MKMLQRISGLLQITAYGHKVSSRYLNFVPIVVEQSGRGERAYDIYSRLLKERIICLMGPVTDVVASAVIAQLLFLQSESSKNPIHLYINSPGGSVTAGLGIYDTMQYVLPPISTWCVGQACSMASLLLAAGTKGMRHSLPNARIMIHQPSGGVQGQATDIQIQATEILKLKQQINELYVKHTGQTLEEIARSMERDNFMSPTQAKEFGIIDKVLAHPMQEETAETATEKADNVTTKP, from the exons ATGAAGATGTTGCAAAGAATAAGTGGTTTGCTACAAATCACC GCTTATGGGCACAAAGTGAGCAGCAGATACTTGAATTTTGTTCCTATTGTAGTGGAACAAAGTGGACGTGGTGAGCGTGCATATGACATTTATTCGCGCCTTCTGAAAGAGAGGATTATTTGTCTCATGGGTCCA GTCACAGATGTTGTAGCTTCTGCTGTAATTGCtcaacttctttttcttcaatcCGAAAGCAGTAAAAATCcgattcatttatatattaattcaccTGGTGGAAGTGTAACGGCAGGGCTCGGGATATACGATACCATGCAATATGTTCTTCCCCCTATCTCTACCTGGTGCGTAGGGCAAGCGTGCTCTATGGCAAGTCTACTTTTAGCAGCTGGAACCAAAGGAATGCGTCATTCTTTACCAAATGCTAGAATCATGATACATCAACCATCAGGAGGAGTACAAGGACAAGCTACAGATATTCAGATACAAGCCACGGAAATCCTTAAATTGAAACAACAAATCAACGAGTTGTATGTCAAACATACCGGGCAGACGTTAGAAGAAATAG CAAGGAGTATGGAGAGAGATAATTTTATGAGCCCAACGCAAGCCAAAGAGTTTGGAATTATAGATAAAGTATTGGCCCATCCTATGCAAGAAGAAACTGCAGAAACAGCAACAGAGAAAGCAGACAATGTAACAACGAAACCTTAA
- the LOC139820512 gene encoding odorant receptor 9a-like isoform X2 produces MQFFDGRNYRINKVLLSCVGQWPYQTNRSSNAIIIIIVSLAGTQFIAKICGLLSIDNVDVFIDSLSPLVVDIGCGVKLITCILKTTEIRALFDQIQYDWQLLMTSPYIKILNNYAQNGRTFTIIYASAFYSALVFFMLVPLQPLLLGSSSNDTTRPLLHQVEYYIDMEKYYFPILIHGYVTAVICVSIAIAADTMYVIVVQHVCGLFMIIGQQLENLVKEDNLEINFNPFIKNDKPYENIVSSIHAHKRALRFASLIEAVFSQMFLIIAGFNMLIISMTGVTAVTNVDNPEEFLRQITFSCALLVHLFFESFQAQRLIDHSTYIHTSLMNVTWYQTSSRTRKILIFMLMKTQEPCVLTAGKMFVISMDTFSAPKMIRILI; encoded by the exons ATGCAGTTCTTCGATGGACGGAATTACAGGATCAATAAAGTCCTTCTGTCGTGTGTCGGACAATGGCCTTATCAAACGAATAGAAGTAGCAACgctattattatcattatagtGTCTTTAGCTGGCACGCAATTTATCGCCAAG ATATGTGGTTTACTCTCTATTGACAACGTCGATGTGTTTATCGATTCTCTTTCACCATTAGTAGTCGATATAGGATGtggagtaaaattaatcacttgcatattaaaaacaacagag atCAGAGCACTTTTCGATCAAATACAATACGATTGGCAATTATTAATGACATCTCCATACATTAagattcttaataattatgcGCAAAATGGACGGACGTTTACAATCATATACGCGA gCGCTTTTTATTCCGCGCTGGTGTTTTTTATGTTAGTACCATTGCAACCATTGTTACTGGGTTCTTCTTCAAATGATACAACTCGACCATTGTTACACCAAGTTGAGTACTATATCGATATGGagaaatattactttccaATCTTAATTCATGGATACGTTACAGCAGTCATTTGTGTAAGCATTGCCATCGCGGCAGATACAATGTATGTAATAGTAGTGCAGCATGTTTGCGgattatttatgattatcGG GCAACAACTGGAAAATTTAGTAAAAGAAGATAatctagaaataaattttaacccATTTATAAAAAACGATAAACCGTACGAAAATATTGTAAGCAGCATTCATGCACACAAGAGAGCTCTAAG ATTTGCCAGTCTCATTGAAGCAGTGTTCAGCCAAATGTTCCTTATAATAGCGGGTTTCAATATGCTTATCATAAGTATGACGGGTGTTACG GCAGTCACAAATGTGGATAACCCCGAAGAGTTTTTAAgacaaataacattttcatgtGCATTGTTAGTACATCTATTTTTCGAGAGTTTTCAAGCGCAACGTCTAATCGACCATAGCACATATATCCACACCAGTTT AATGAACGTAACATGGTATCAAACTTCATCTCGAACAAgaaaaatcttaatatttatgttaatgaAAACGCAAGAACCTTGTGTATTAACAGCAGGAAAAATGTTTGTTATATCCATGGATACCTTCTCTGCG CCAAAAATGATTCGGATATTGATATAG
- the Lft gene encoding protein limb expression 1 homolog gives MQGMMPVKTKSRVPENMGVTGGLVDARAKQVLREAVDAVVNSFAKHSQGYGRVNVVEALQEFWQMKQARGTELRNGALVIYESVPGANPPYVCYVTLPGGSCFGSFQNCPTKAEARRSAAKIALMNSVFNEHPSRKITDDFIEKAVAEARASFAKPSATSNGVGSQAQGSGDEKEDPNTGIGAFRFMLECNRGRTMLEFQELMTVFQLLHWNGSLKAMRERQCSRQEVVAHYSHRALDDDMRSQMALDWVAREHESGGGIVAMELALAERELETARLAGRELRFPKEKKDILMLAHAQVCPQ, from the exons ATGCAGGGCATGATGCCAGTTAAGACAAAATCACGTGTTCCCGAAAATATGGGGGTCACAGGTGGACTGGTGGATGCCCGTGCTAAGCAAGTTTTAAGAGAGGCTGTAGATGCAGTGGTTAATAGTTTTGCAAAACATAGTCAAGGTTATGGCAGAg TAAATGTCGTGGAAGCGTTGCAAGAATTTTGGCAGATGAAACAAGCTAGAGGAACAGAATTGAGAAATGGCGCGTTAGTTATTTATGAATCCGTTCCTGGTGCCAATCCACCTTACGTTTGCTACGTAACGCTTCCTGGAGGATCTTGTTTCGGAAGCTTTCAAAACTGTCCCACGAAGGCGGAAGCACGCAGATCGGCCGCAAAAATTGCGCTAATGAATTCTGTATTTAACGAACATCCATCACGAAAAATTACCGATGACTTCATTGAAAAAGCTGTCGCAGAGGCAAGGGCTAGTTTTGCCAAACCTTCGGCAACGTCAAACGGAGTCGGTAGCCAAGcacaa GGAAGCGGTGACGAGAAAGAAGATCCAAACACAGGTATAGGGGCGTTTCGTTTTATGTTGGAATGCAATCGTGGAAGAACGATGTTGGAATTCCAAGAGCTAATGACGGTCTTTCAACTGCTTCATTGGAATGGTTCTTTAAAAGCCATGAGAGAAAGGCAGTGCAGCAGGCAGGAAGTAGTCGCGCATTATAGTCATCGGGCATTAGACGACGATATGCGTAGCCAAATGGCATTAGACTGGGTTGCTAGAGAACACGAGAGCGGTGGCGGGATCGTGGCAATGGAATTGGCTTTAGCCGAGCGTGAACTTGAAACTGCGCGATTAGCGGGACGAGAACTTAGATTtccaaaagaaaagaaagatatattaatgctCGCACACGCGCAAGTCTGCCCACAATGA
- the Tert gene encoding telomerase reverse transcriptase: MNCNYYKPPFMNNRKHAWHNGRSTSKSAPCPKSEAETKVTSPVPLETYNSKVKLFSSRCRLRKTNRTTAKISKYHILESKNTERDICRSILNTDIGLSSHYKNVNLDNVIPALSPILNVFKIRHNKFNYFDKLKSTVENGQRNGTQKYKNQVDTRLLQSFFSSLLNKNVPPELFGKRNRNAINRTIYRLLKTVPGNMTIKSAFKRTVRRTENATGALLDLQPLFKKLDISDIRWLHSIDNSIVQWIIILKLLHWFFTQYVIKILHKYVVLKEIHNQWVYITKDNWCKMQEEFIREKENTLGLVPDTTLNKTHNIGTYKFIPGSSGLRALFITKYDVKEKYDDIDVVLRFLQQLYVTFSNENGIPSVASCRKEISNFFYPRSKKRLYFVLCDIQDAFGSIIQQKLYDIIVMYCEQLEKYLAVRTFTLLKTKRSQRKKFTVQILSYKLRKHIPKNTKITKEKPKLVQTKKLINKIKKLIFRQKVKLNERIYSINFGVPQGASVSPILSDIYYQHMSEKIFSEYLNNSLLCRYVDDILYITENEHYAAKFLETIKNGIPEYNVRFNPNKIKSNVGMPYRRTNITFLKQISITL; this comes from the exons ATGAATTGCAATTATTACAAACCACCTTTTATGAATAACAg AAAACATGCTTGGCATAATGGAAGAAGTACGTCTAAAAGTGCACCCTGTCCAAAGTCTGAAGCTGAGACAAAAGTTACATCTCCTGTCCCACTTGAAACATATAATTCCAAAGTGAAATTGTTTTCATCTAGATGCCGATTAAGGAAGACAAATCGTACCACggcaaaaatttcaaaatatcatattttagaGAGCAAGAATACAGAGCGAGATATATGTCGTAGCATTCTAAATACAGATATTGGACTCAGCAGCCATTACAAAAACGTTAACTTAGATAATGTTATTCCTGCATTGTCACCGATATTGAACGTATTCAAGATCcggcataataaatttaattatttcgataagTTGAAATCTACAGTAGAAAATGGCCAAAGAAACGGAACCCAGAAATACAAAAATCAAGTTGATACCCGTTTACTGCAATCTTTCTTTAGCTCactattgaataaaaatgttcctCCTGAATTATTTGGCAAGAGGAATCGAAATGCTATAAATAGGACAATATATCGTCTTTTAAAGACGGTTCCAGGAAATATGACGATAAAAAGTGCCTTCAAAAGAACTGTACGACGAACGGAAAATGCTACTGGAGCATTACTAGACTTGCAACCATTATTCAAGAAGCTGGAT ATTTCTGACATTAGATGGTTACATTCAATTGATAACAGTATAGTACAATGGATAATTATATTGAAGCTATTGCATTGGTTTTTTACACAGTACGTTATAAAGATCTTACATAAATATGTGGTCTTGAAAGAAATTCATAACCAATGGGTTTACATTACAAAAGATAATTGGTGTAAAATGCAAGAAGAGTTTATACGGGAAAAAGAGAATACTCTTGGTCTTGTACCCGACACGACATTGAATAAGACACATAATATCGggacatataaatttattccaGGTTCTTCTGGTTTGAGagctttatttataacaaa GTAcgatgttaaagaaaaatatgacgaTATTGACGTTGTCTTAAGATTTCTGCAACAATTATATGTGACATTTTCTAATGAAAATGGCATCCCAAGTGTAGCAAGCTGCAGAAAGgagatttcaaattttttctacCCAAGATCTAAGAaacgattatattttgttttatgtgATATTCAAGATGCATTTGGCTCGATAATAcaac aaaaattatatgatattatcgTAATGTATTGCGAACAATTAGAAAAGTATCTTGCAGTACGAACTTTTACCTTgttaaaaactaaaagaagccaaagaaaaaaattcacagtgcaaattttatcttataaacTTAGGAAACATATACCCAAAAACACAAAGATTACCAAAGAAAAACCTAAATTAGTTCAAACAAAAAagttgattaataaaataaagaaattaatatttcgtcaaaag GTTAAATTGAATGAacgaatatattcaataaattttggTGTGCCACAAGGTGCATCAGTATCTCCGATTTTATCCGACATATATTACCAACACAtgtctgaaaaaatattttctgaatatttaaacaacaGTCTACTATGTAGATATGTAGACGACATACTATATATTACTGAAAATGAACATTATGCAgcaaa GTTTCTAGAAACCATTAAAAATGGAATACCTGAATATAATGTAAGATTCAAtccaaataaaatcaaatcaaaTGTAGGAATGCCTTACAGACGCACGaatataacatttctaaaaCAAATTTCTATTACATTGTAA
- the LOC139820512 gene encoding odorant receptor 13a-like isoform X1 yields the protein MQFFDGRNYRINKVLLSCVGQWPYQTNRSSNAIIIIIVSLAGTQFIAKICGLLSIDNVDVFIDSLSPLVVDIGCGVKLITCILKTTEIRALFDQIQYDWQLLMTSPYIKILNNYAQNGRTFTIIYASAFYSALVFFMLVPLQPLLLGSSSNDTTRPLLHQVEYYIDMEKYYFPILIHGYVTAVICVSIAIAADTMYVIVVQHVCGLFMIIGQQLENLVKEDNLEINFNPFIKNDKPYENIVSSIHAHKRALRFASLIEAVFSQMFLIIAGFNMLIISMTGVTAVTNVDNPEEFLRQITFSCALLVHLFFESFQAQRLIDHSTYIHTSLMNVTWYQTSSRTRKILIFMLMKTQEPCVLTAGKMFVISMDTFSAIVRTSVSYFTMLRSVQ from the exons ATGCAGTTCTTCGATGGACGGAATTACAGGATCAATAAAGTCCTTCTGTCGTGTGTCGGACAATGGCCTTATCAAACGAATAGAAGTAGCAACgctattattatcattatagtGTCTTTAGCTGGCACGCAATTTATCGCCAAG ATATGTGGTTTACTCTCTATTGACAACGTCGATGTGTTTATCGATTCTCTTTCACCATTAGTAGTCGATATAGGATGtggagtaaaattaatcacttgcatattaaaaacaacagag atCAGAGCACTTTTCGATCAAATACAATACGATTGGCAATTATTAATGACATCTCCATACATTAagattcttaataattatgcGCAAAATGGACGGACGTTTACAATCATATACGCGA gCGCTTTTTATTCCGCGCTGGTGTTTTTTATGTTAGTACCATTGCAACCATTGTTACTGGGTTCTTCTTCAAATGATACAACTCGACCATTGTTACACCAAGTTGAGTACTATATCGATATGGagaaatattactttccaATCTTAATTCATGGATACGTTACAGCAGTCATTTGTGTAAGCATTGCCATCGCGGCAGATACAATGTATGTAATAGTAGTGCAGCATGTTTGCGgattatttatgattatcGG GCAACAACTGGAAAATTTAGTAAAAGAAGATAatctagaaataaattttaacccATTTATAAAAAACGATAAACCGTACGAAAATATTGTAAGCAGCATTCATGCACACAAGAGAGCTCTAAG ATTTGCCAGTCTCATTGAAGCAGTGTTCAGCCAAATGTTCCTTATAATAGCGGGTTTCAATATGCTTATCATAAGTATGACGGGTGTTACG GCAGTCACAAATGTGGATAACCCCGAAGAGTTTTTAAgacaaataacattttcatgtGCATTGTTAGTACATCTATTTTTCGAGAGTTTTCAAGCGCAACGTCTAATCGACCATAGCACATATATCCACACCAGTTT AATGAACGTAACATGGTATCAAACTTCATCTCGAACAAgaaaaatcttaatatttatgttaatgaAAACGCAAGAACCTTGTGTATTAACAGCAGGAAAAATGTTTGTTATATCCATGGATACCTTCTCTGCG attgtACGTACATCGGTGtcatattttacaatgttGCGGTCGGTGCAATAA
- the LOC139820512 gene encoding odorant receptor 13a-like isoform X3 gives MQFFDGRNYRINKVLLSCVGQWPYQTNRSSNAIIIIIVSLAGTQFIAKICGLLSIDNVDVFIDSLSPLVVDIGCGVKLITCILKTTEIRALFDQIQYDWQLLMTSPYIKILNNYAQNGRTFTIIYAIPLQPLLLGSSSNDTTRPLLHQVEYYIDMEKYYFPILIHGYVTAVICVSIAIAADTMYVIVVQHVCGLFMIIGQQLENLVKEDNLEINFNPFIKNDKPYENIVSSIHAHKRALRFASLIEAVFSQMFLIIAGFNMLIISMTGVTAVTNVDNPEEFLRQITFSCALLVHLFFESFQAQRLIDHSTYIHTSLMNVTWYQTSSRTRKILIFMLMKTQEPCVLTAGKMFVISMDTFSAIVRTSVSYFTMLRSVQ, from the exons ATGCAGTTCTTCGATGGACGGAATTACAGGATCAATAAAGTCCTTCTGTCGTGTGTCGGACAATGGCCTTATCAAACGAATAGAAGTAGCAACgctattattatcattatagtGTCTTTAGCTGGCACGCAATTTATCGCCAAG ATATGTGGTTTACTCTCTATTGACAACGTCGATGTGTTTATCGATTCTCTTTCACCATTAGTAGTCGATATAGGATGtggagtaaaattaatcacttgcatattaaaaacaacagag atCAGAGCACTTTTCGATCAAATACAATACGATTGGCAATTATTAATGACATCTCCATACATTAagattcttaataattatgcGCAAAATGGACGGACGTTTACAATCATATACGCGA TACCATTGCAACCATTGTTACTGGGTTCTTCTTCAAATGATACAACTCGACCATTGTTACACCAAGTTGAGTACTATATCGATATGGagaaatattactttccaATCTTAATTCATGGATACGTTACAGCAGTCATTTGTGTAAGCATTGCCATCGCGGCAGATACAATGTATGTAATAGTAGTGCAGCATGTTTGCGgattatttatgattatcGG GCAACAACTGGAAAATTTAGTAAAAGAAGATAatctagaaataaattttaacccATTTATAAAAAACGATAAACCGTACGAAAATATTGTAAGCAGCATTCATGCACACAAGAGAGCTCTAAG ATTTGCCAGTCTCATTGAAGCAGTGTTCAGCCAAATGTTCCTTATAATAGCGGGTTTCAATATGCTTATCATAAGTATGACGGGTGTTACG GCAGTCACAAATGTGGATAACCCCGAAGAGTTTTTAAgacaaataacattttcatgtGCATTGTTAGTACATCTATTTTTCGAGAGTTTTCAAGCGCAACGTCTAATCGACCATAGCACATATATCCACACCAGTTT AATGAACGTAACATGGTATCAAACTTCATCTCGAACAAgaaaaatcttaatatttatgttaatgaAAACGCAAGAACCTTGTGTATTAACAGCAGGAAAAATGTTTGTTATATCCATGGATACCTTCTCTGCG attgtACGTACATCGGTGtcatattttacaatgttGCGGTCGGTGCAATAA